One Lytechinus variegatus isolate NC3 chromosome 11, Lvar_3.0, whole genome shotgun sequence DNA segment encodes these proteins:
- the LOC121424336 gene encoding very low-density lipoprotein receptor-like isoform X1, with amino-acid sequence MGTYTLRLILLVGLLASVFSAVNGNLCGGNQFTCANNKCIPSVWKCDNEDDCGDNSDELVCGQLTCSAEEFECASTGTGNSDSVCVPARWRCDGDADCPDSSDEIGCESLTCAPNQFSCGPGKNCIPLTWRCDHDVDCQTGADEHNCHALTCSANQFTCENKKCITTRWVCDGDNDCGDSSDEVNCPSLTCAPDQFECTGANETTCIPGRWKCDGDIDCRDGSDESTTHCSDAAIPCPQGHFQCNSGECVRLSWKCDGEQDCFDGSDEESCPVITPTPCAPDEFQCANGVCIQGDVECNNVEECADGSDEANCNGPVDCNPTTHYRCKNSTCLPWVRVCNGIPECPDNEDEPGQEICGRDECQTNNGGCSHGCVDLAIGHICTCEAGYTLVNDTQCVDINECKTILGVCSQQCYNTPGSYKCDCEENYTLEEVNGRGHCKANSAEHAKLLVANRHDIRVFDLRTSSSDYIRRSLHSAVAVEFDSASNTVFWTDVGLEVVSKTQLVAENGVEPVMVTNKVKTPDGIAVDWINKLLYWTDTGLDNIIVSNFEGTRQTVLISSNLDEPRAIAVDPESGLMFWSDWGLGVIERAGMNGQERTAIVTEGVSWPNGLTVDYTLDMVYWIDAKESSISSVDFMGGNRRVIVSGEGRISHPFSIAVFEDYVYWTDWTKESIERADKFTGSNQTTILSSVSDAMDVIVVHPLRQVPAVAAVPCSQDNGMCSYLCVAAPQVDGPADYSCLCPVDVSLLADGHTCAGDEPHPSVPQPSVPSTTAAPPTPASSTVKSATSHAQPKPETVTPTKPSIVQTTHVPTTTPEVVESSPVINKHLVVAVIIGIILVLLLIVLLIFFVLYRRHSNRKKRTMNFDNPVYRKTTEETFSLDPETKYDHNVGRPGKNGNAYVRINEEMA; translated from the exons ATGGGAACGTACACGCTAAGACTGATCCTACTAGTAGGATTGTTAGCCTCTGTATTTTCGGCTGTGAATG GAAATTTGTGTGGAGGAAATCAGTTCACATGCGCAAATAACAAGTGCATCCCAAGTGTATGGAAGTGTGACAACGAAGATGATTGTGGCGATAATTCCGATGAGTTAGTGTGTG GTCAACTGACATGCAGTGCCGAAGAGTTTGAGTGCGCTAGTACAGGAACAGGCAACAGCGATTCAGTGTGTGTTCCAGCAAGGTGGCGCTGCGATGGTGACGCCGACTGCCCAGACAGTTCTGATGAAATTGGCTGTG AGTCCCTGACCTGTGCTCCTAATCAGTTCAGCTGTGGTCCTGGTAAGAATTGTATCCCCCTGACGTGGAGGTGTGATCATGATGTAGATTGCCAGACAGGAGCTGATGAACACAATTGCC ATGCCCTGACCTGTTCAGCAAACCAGTTCACATGCGAAAACAAAAAGTGCATCACCACACGCTGGGTATGTGATGGAGACAACGATTGTGGCGACTCGTCTGACGAGGTCAACTGCCCTAGTCTGACATGCGCCCCCGACCAGTTCGAGTGCACAGGCGCTAATGAGACCACCTGTATCCCAGGCCGATGGAAGTGTGATGGGGACATTGATTGCCGTGATGGATCCGACGAGTCAACGACCCACTGTTCTGATGCTGCCATACCCTGTCCTCAAGGCCACTTCCAGTGTAACAGCGGCGAGTGTGTCCGTCTATCTTGGAAGTGCGATGGAGAGCAGGATTGCTTTGATGGATCAGACGAAGAATCGTGTC CTGTTATTACACCCACGCCTTGCGCGCCTGATGAATTCCAATGTGCCAATGGTGTTTGTATCCAAGGAGATGTGGAATGTAATAACGTTGAAGAGTGTGCCGATGGTAGTGATGAAGCAAATTGTAATG GCCCTGTAGATTGTAATCCAACCACTCACTATAGATGTAAAAATTCTACTTGTCTACCATGGGTACGCGTCTGCAACGGTATCCCAGAATGCCCAGATAATGAGGATGAGCCAGGACAAGAAATTTGTG GGAGAGACGAGTGCCAAACAAACAATGGCGGCTGCAGCCATGGATGCGTCGACCTGGCCATTGGTCATATATGCACCTGTGAGGCTGGCTACACCCTTGTCAACGACACACAGTGTGTGGACATCAACGAGTGCAAGACGATACTGGGTGTCTGCAGTCAACAGTGCTACAACACACCAGGATCTTACAAGTGCGATTGTGAAGAAAACTACACCCTGGAGGAAGTCAATGGCCGTGGACACTGCAAGGCCAACTCAGCAGAACATGCAAAGCTTCTTGTTGCCAACCGACATGACATCCGCGTCTTTGACCTACGTACATCCTCTTCCGATTATATCAGGAGGTCTCTCCACAGTGCTGTGGCCGTCGAATTCGACTCTGCTTCAAACACCGTCTTCTGGACAGATGTCGGACTGGAAGTCGTTTCCAA AACCCAACTGGTAGCAGAGAATGGAGTTGAGCCTGTGATGGTTACTAACAAAGTGAAGACGCCCGATGGCATTGCTGTTGATTGGATCAACAAGCTCCTCTACTGGACAGATACTGGCCTCGACAACATCATTGTGTCCAACTTTGAAGGCACCCGCCAGACCGTTCTAATCTCCAGTAACCTTGACGAGCCGCGAGCCATTGCTGTGGATCCTGAGTCAGGCCTGATGTTCTGGAGCGACTGGGGACTAGGCGTCATCGAGCGTGCTGGCATGAACGGACAAGAACGCACCGCCATTGTGACTGAAGGAGTTTCCTGGCCCAACGGCTTGACAGTGGACTACACCCTTGACATGGTCTACTGGATCGACGCAAAGGAAAGCAGCATCAGCTCAGTTGACTTCATGGGTGGAAACAGACGGGTGATTGTGTCTGGAGAAGGTCGCATTTCCCATCCGTTCAGCATAGCAGTCTTTGAAGATTATGTCTACTGGACTGATTGGACCAAGGAAAGCATTGAACGAGCAGACAAGTTCACTGGTTCTAACCAGACCACCATTCTCTCTAGTGTATCCGATGCCATGGATGTCATCGTTGTCCATCCTCTCAGACAGGTTCCTG CTGTAGCTGCAGTTCCATGTTCTCAAGACAATGGAATGTGTTCCTACCTTTGTGTGGCTGCTCCTCAAGTTGATGGTCCTGCCGACTACTCCTGCCTCTGCCCTGTTGATGTTTCACTCCTGGCCGATGGTCACACCTGTGCCGGAGACGAGCCACACCCAAGCGTCCCCCAACCTTCAGTGCCTTCCACAACCGCTGCACCACCCACCCCTGCCTCTTCCACTGTCAAATCTGCCACCTCGCATGCGCAGCCCAAGCCTGAAACTGTCACTCCCACCAAACCATCGATAGTCCAGACAACCCATGTGCCAACTACAACCCCTGAGGTTGTGGAGTCCAGCCCAGTCATCAACAAACACTTGGTAGTTGCTGTCATCATCGGTATCATTCTTGTTCTGCTTCTCATAGTCCTTCTCATCTTCTTCGTTCTCTACAG GAGACACTCCAACCGCAAGAAGAGGACGATGAACTTTGACAACCCGGTATACAGAAAGACAACCGAGGAAACCTTCTCATTAGACCCTGAGACAAAATACGACCACAACGTAGGGAGACCTGGCAAGAATGGCAATGCATATGTTAGG ATCAACGAAGAAATGGCATAA
- the LOC121424336 gene encoding low-density lipoprotein receptor-like isoform X2: MKLDRNSHQNNMIRFLILVIASVFLLPALVSASLSGRRSPWRGPGQLTCSAEEFECASTGTGNSDSVCVPARWRCDGDADCPDSSDEIGCESLTCAPNQFSCGPGKNCIPLTWRCDHDVDCQTGADEHNCHALTCSANQFTCENKKCITTRWVCDGDNDCGDSSDEVNCPSLTCAPDQFECTGANETTCIPGRWKCDGDIDCRDGSDESTTHCSDAAIPCPQGHFQCNSGECVRLSWKCDGEQDCFDGSDEESCPVITPTPCAPDEFQCANGVCIQGDVECNNVEECADGSDEANCNGPVDCNPTTHYRCKNSTCLPWVRVCNGIPECPDNEDEPGQEICGRDECQTNNGGCSHGCVDLAIGHICTCEAGYTLVNDTQCVDINECKTILGVCSQQCYNTPGSYKCDCEENYTLEEVNGRGHCKANSAEHAKLLVANRHDIRVFDLRTSSSDYIRRSLHSAVAVEFDSASNTVFWTDVGLEVVSKTQLVAENGVEPVMVTNKVKTPDGIAVDWINKLLYWTDTGLDNIIVSNFEGTRQTVLISSNLDEPRAIAVDPESGLMFWSDWGLGVIERAGMNGQERTAIVTEGVSWPNGLTVDYTLDMVYWIDAKESSISSVDFMGGNRRVIVSGEGRISHPFSIAVFEDYVYWTDWTKESIERADKFTGSNQTTILSSVSDAMDVIVVHPLRQVPAVAAVPCSQDNGMCSYLCVAAPQVDGPADYSCLCPVDVSLLADGHTCAGDEPHPSVPQPSVPSTTAAPPTPASSTVKSATSHAQPKPETVTPTKPSIVQTTHVPTTTPEVVESSPVINKHLVVAVIIGIILVLLLIVLLIFFVLYRRHSNRKKRTMNFDNPVYRKTTEETFSLDPETKYDHNVGRPGKNGNAYVRINEEMA; the protein is encoded by the exons ATGAAATTGGATAGGAACTCACATCAAAACAATATGATTCGCTTTCTGATCCTCGTGATTGCATCAGTGTTTTTGCTTCCCGCCCTTGTCAGTGCTTCTCTTTCTGGGCGCAGATCTCCGTGGCGAGGACCAG GTCAACTGACATGCAGTGCCGAAGAGTTTGAGTGCGCTAGTACAGGAACAGGCAACAGCGATTCAGTGTGTGTTCCAGCAAGGTGGCGCTGCGATGGTGACGCCGACTGCCCAGACAGTTCTGATGAAATTGGCTGTG AGTCCCTGACCTGTGCTCCTAATCAGTTCAGCTGTGGTCCTGGTAAGAATTGTATCCCCCTGACGTGGAGGTGTGATCATGATGTAGATTGCCAGACAGGAGCTGATGAACACAATTGCC ATGCCCTGACCTGTTCAGCAAACCAGTTCACATGCGAAAACAAAAAGTGCATCACCACACGCTGGGTATGTGATGGAGACAACGATTGTGGCGACTCGTCTGACGAGGTCAACTGCCCTAGTCTGACATGCGCCCCCGACCAGTTCGAGTGCACAGGCGCTAATGAGACCACCTGTATCCCAGGCCGATGGAAGTGTGATGGGGACATTGATTGCCGTGATGGATCCGACGAGTCAACGACCCACTGTTCTGATGCTGCCATACCCTGTCCTCAAGGCCACTTCCAGTGTAACAGCGGCGAGTGTGTCCGTCTATCTTGGAAGTGCGATGGAGAGCAGGATTGCTTTGATGGATCAGACGAAGAATCGTGTC CTGTTATTACACCCACGCCTTGCGCGCCTGATGAATTCCAATGTGCCAATGGTGTTTGTATCCAAGGAGATGTGGAATGTAATAACGTTGAAGAGTGTGCCGATGGTAGTGATGAAGCAAATTGTAATG GCCCTGTAGATTGTAATCCAACCACTCACTATAGATGTAAAAATTCTACTTGTCTACCATGGGTACGCGTCTGCAACGGTATCCCAGAATGCCCAGATAATGAGGATGAGCCAGGACAAGAAATTTGTG GGAGAGACGAGTGCCAAACAAACAATGGCGGCTGCAGCCATGGATGCGTCGACCTGGCCATTGGTCATATATGCACCTGTGAGGCTGGCTACACCCTTGTCAACGACACACAGTGTGTGGACATCAACGAGTGCAAGACGATACTGGGTGTCTGCAGTCAACAGTGCTACAACACACCAGGATCTTACAAGTGCGATTGTGAAGAAAACTACACCCTGGAGGAAGTCAATGGCCGTGGACACTGCAAGGCCAACTCAGCAGAACATGCAAAGCTTCTTGTTGCCAACCGACATGACATCCGCGTCTTTGACCTACGTACATCCTCTTCCGATTATATCAGGAGGTCTCTCCACAGTGCTGTGGCCGTCGAATTCGACTCTGCTTCAAACACCGTCTTCTGGACAGATGTCGGACTGGAAGTCGTTTCCAA AACCCAACTGGTAGCAGAGAATGGAGTTGAGCCTGTGATGGTTACTAACAAAGTGAAGACGCCCGATGGCATTGCTGTTGATTGGATCAACAAGCTCCTCTACTGGACAGATACTGGCCTCGACAACATCATTGTGTCCAACTTTGAAGGCACCCGCCAGACCGTTCTAATCTCCAGTAACCTTGACGAGCCGCGAGCCATTGCTGTGGATCCTGAGTCAGGCCTGATGTTCTGGAGCGACTGGGGACTAGGCGTCATCGAGCGTGCTGGCATGAACGGACAAGAACGCACCGCCATTGTGACTGAAGGAGTTTCCTGGCCCAACGGCTTGACAGTGGACTACACCCTTGACATGGTCTACTGGATCGACGCAAAGGAAAGCAGCATCAGCTCAGTTGACTTCATGGGTGGAAACAGACGGGTGATTGTGTCTGGAGAAGGTCGCATTTCCCATCCGTTCAGCATAGCAGTCTTTGAAGATTATGTCTACTGGACTGATTGGACCAAGGAAAGCATTGAACGAGCAGACAAGTTCACTGGTTCTAACCAGACCACCATTCTCTCTAGTGTATCCGATGCCATGGATGTCATCGTTGTCCATCCTCTCAGACAGGTTCCTG CTGTAGCTGCAGTTCCATGTTCTCAAGACAATGGAATGTGTTCCTACCTTTGTGTGGCTGCTCCTCAAGTTGATGGTCCTGCCGACTACTCCTGCCTCTGCCCTGTTGATGTTTCACTCCTGGCCGATGGTCACACCTGTGCCGGAGACGAGCCACACCCAAGCGTCCCCCAACCTTCAGTGCCTTCCACAACCGCTGCACCACCCACCCCTGCCTCTTCCACTGTCAAATCTGCCACCTCGCATGCGCAGCCCAAGCCTGAAACTGTCACTCCCACCAAACCATCGATAGTCCAGACAACCCATGTGCCAACTACAACCCCTGAGGTTGTGGAGTCCAGCCCAGTCATCAACAAACACTTGGTAGTTGCTGTCATCATCGGTATCATTCTTGTTCTGCTTCTCATAGTCCTTCTCATCTTCTTCGTTCTCTACAG GAGACACTCCAACCGCAAGAAGAGGACGATGAACTTTGACAACCCGGTATACAGAAAGACAACCGAGGAAACCTTCTCATTAGACCCTGAGACAAAATACGACCACAACGTAGGGAGACCTGGCAAGAATGGCAATGCATATGTTAGG ATCAACGAAGAAATGGCATAA